The nucleotide sequence CCGACTGAGCTACAGAGGCAAAACAGCTTAATTTGCTTAAGCTGTAATGGCGATCCGGATGGGGTTCGAACCCACGACCTCCAGCGTGACAGGCTGGCATTCTAACCAACTGAACTACCGGACCACATATGGTGGGAACAATAGGGCTCGAACCTATGACCCTCTGCTTGTAAGGCAGATGCTCTCCCAGCTGAGCTATGCTCCCATATGTTAAAAAGATAGTGGTGGGAACAATAGGGCTCGAACCTATGACCCTCTGCTTGTAAGGCAGATGCTCTCCCAGCTGAGCTATGCTCCCGTATCTTTTCGTGTGCCGCACTTAACAGCAACATCGATTATTATACTAGTTGAAAGACCAAAAGTCAACGCATATATTTCCGATTATTTTCGATTAAATTAGTAATGATTGATATTTTCTCTTTTTTTCTCGCTGTTTTATTAAAATACTTTTATTTTCATGAAATTTACATTTTTATCATTTTAACTATATGCGGTGATTTTAATTTAATTCTGTTAATTTATATATTTTATAATTTTGTTTATGTGTATATCTGCTGTCAGCCGCCTGGATAAAACAAATTTATTTCTTTAACGAAAAAATTTGTAATAAAAAGGATTATGACAAACCACAATAAGTGAATATTCACGCCCTACCGATGTTCACCATAAACACCGCATTAGATAATAATTTATATAAATATGTGGTTTTACATACTTCGGAAGTAGGGACGCAATACGTCACAACTAAGTAATTTATTATAGGACAACTAAGTTAATTATTGGCGCTTAAAGTATATATAACATTATATGGTTTGTATGACATACACTTTTATTTAAAAGTGTAGCCACAATTGACGTTGAAGGCTATAATAAGACAAGCCGCTTTGTATCACACCCACCAAAGTTGGGGAATATCACAACTAAGTGATTTATTGACATTTTAGATTTAATGGTAAAGAGATATTGTGGCGCACACGCACCTTTCAGGTGCGGTCGCAGTCACACCTACCGATATTCACTATATACACCGCATTAGATAATAAATATATAATTGTTCTATGATAATTTATATAAAAATGTGGTTTCGCAAGCTTCGGTAGGGCTGTGACCACACTTTTTAAGAAAAGTGTGTGTTATACTTACATACTCATTTCTTTACAACCTACAAAGTCTGTGACCCCACCAGTATGGTGGGTGTGATACAAAGTGACTTGTTTTTGTCAGCCTACAATGTCAATAATATGAATACGCAAATATTAATATGTATACTCAATGAAGATGAAATCTGCCTCGTAAGGCGCGCAGTCATGGATGAATTTGCAATTAAAAAGGATTATAACAACTTTCCATAAGTAATTCACGCTACGCGTGAGATGACGGCTCACCTAACGCGGCGCATAAATGCGCCCTACCGATGTTCACCATATACACCGCATTAGAGAATAAATATATAATTGTTCTATAATAATTTATATAAAAAAGCAGTTTTGCAAGCTTCGGCAGAACTGTGACCACACTTTTTAAGAAAAGTGTGTGTTATACATACTCATTTCTTTACAACCTACAAGGTCTGTGACCCCACCTTTGGTGGGTGTGAGCCATAGAAACTTGTTTTGATTAACCTTCAATGTCTGCGACTACACCTGTAGTGCAGGTGTGATACAAAGTAACTCGTTTTGATTAACCTACAAGGTCTGTGACCCAGCCTGAAAGACTGTCTATAAATCTTATTTTATTATTTATATTGTACGCAGGCGCTTTTATACGTTCTAGTATAGGATAGACGCACATATAATCAACTGAGGTGATTTATGTGTTTTTTGCTGTTAAAAAGAATAGTTTAATTTTAATAGGATTAGGTACGCTTATGGTGATTGCCGCCATTTGTATAATGATTTTCGGCTTAAATGACGACCCTGCTGTTACTACTAATGCGGAAGTAAGCGGAAAAGTTATTGTTATAGACGCAGGACACGGCGGTGTTGACGGCGGCGCGTCCGCAAGCGGAATTCTGGAAAAAGACATAAATCTGGCTGTGGCGCTGAAACTCCGCGATGTTATCAACTCTGACGGAAACACCGCGGTTTTAACCCGTGACAGTGACGAAGTTAAACTGCTCAATAACACCAGCGGCAAATATGTCAAAAAAGACGACCTGTTATATAGGTTATCGCTGATTGAAGATTCCGGCGCTGATTTATTTATAAGCATACATATGAACAAATTTGAAAATCCAAAATACAGCGGCGCTCAGGTTTTTTATTCACAGAACAGTGAGGACAGCAAAAAACTCGGAGAGCTTATACAAGCGTCTTTAATAAATAATCTTGACAACAACAATAACCGGGTCGCCAAAAAGAACGAAACCGGGATATATATTCTGAAAAACGCTAAAGTTCCGGCAGCGTTGGTTGAATGCGGATTTTTATCAAATCCTGAAGAATTAAAAAATCTGACAGATGAAGAATATCAAAAAAAACTTGCAGAAGCAATTTATACCGGAATATGTGAATACTTTAAATAGAATTATAAAAAATCAAATAGAATTATCAAAAATATCCGCCGAATACATCACCTTATTTCTCCGGCGGATATTTTTTGTCTTTCCAATACCACCACTTGAGTTTTTCCATATCCCGCTCCTCATTTTCAGCATAATACACTGCCAACCTGAACACATACAGAAGGCACGGATCGGATTTGATCCCTTTTACAGCCGCGTCTCTTAGATATAAATCCTCAGGGTCTCTGCCCTTTAAATCATTAACACAATTTATACCTATATCTATTAAATCCTGCTCTATTGATTTCCCGACGCCGGGAATATTCCTTAAATCAGTTTTCATACTTCTCATTCCAATCCTCGCCGCCTGTTATTTTGTTATGTCTAAAAATTCGGCTCCTATCAGCTCCGCCAGCTTTCCTGGAGCCATTTTAATCTGTACTCCCAGTCTGCCGCCGCTGAATATTATCTCTTCCCGCTCCTCTGCCGTCAAGTCTATCACTGTTTTAAACTGCTTTTTCATACCGATTGGACTGCATCCGCCCCTTATGTAGCCGGTAACCTTCGTTATATCCTTAACATGTATCATCTCAAGCGATTTTTGCCCCACAGCAGCCGCACATTTCTTTAAATCCAGTTCTTCTGCCACCGGAATGACAAACACAAAATACTCGTGATTTTTGCTCTCTGTCACTAACGTCTTATATACGTCCCTTAAATCCTGACCCAGCTTTTCAGCTACCGAAACCCCATCCATAAATCCATCGCTGTCATAGAATACAGCCTCAAAATTTATTCCCGATTTCTCCAATATCCTCATAGCGTTTGTTTTAACTTGCTTTTTCATCCAAAGTGCCTCCCAACAATTCGTTTTTTGATGCCTCAGCAGCATAATCTTTTATCAAAAATGGCGGCAGGATATACCCCGCCGCCATAAATAACATTACTTTAACGCCTGATAATACTTAACCAGCTCTTCCACAGCACTGTCGGTTATATGGTCGCGGTTATTTTGTATATCCTTTAAAAGCTCCTTATTATCCTCATACTCCGCCTGAGCCTTAGAATCGAAACTTTCGTCCGGGCTGACACCTTGGCTAACGGCTTTTCCAATTCCAAATCGGACTATATTCAATATCCATTTATAAACTCCGCTCAGCCTTTCCGTATTAACTCCGCCCTGAACATAATAAAACGGCTTATCAATATCATTTCTCTCAATCAAGCTTTGTATAATGCTGTCCGTGCCTTTGCACATACCAACGCCGCATATCAGCTTGATATCAAAAAATCCTTTAGCTTTTTTATAGCCAATTATTTTGTTAGCCCTTATCCAGCCAAAGAATACAATATTGCTGTTCCTGCCAAGCCCTTTTATATTCTTAATGTCATAACACGGCACTCCCAAACGATTTGAGAACATTTCCGCACATTTTTTGGCATGACCGGTATGAGAGCAATATACAACCGCCTTCAAACCTCCGCCCATTGATACATTATCCATATTAGCCCCCTAAGCGCCGACATATACTGCATAAAATATTTATTTTAACTTTTCCAAACTTTCAATAACGGTCTTTAACATTTCGCTGTACTTTTCACCTTTCAGGCGTTCTTCCTCCACTACCGCGGCAGGCGCCTTTTCGGTAAATCCCTTATTGTTCAGCTTGCCCTCGACACGCTTTATCTCTGATTCAAGATGCTTCTTTTCCTTTTCAAGTCTCTCTATCTCTTTTGCACGGTCAACCAGCTCGTCAAGCGGCATCAGAATCTCAGCTCCGGGAACTACAACAGACACGACGTTCTCAGGAACGCTGCCGCCGTCTTTTATAACATTAACTTCAGACGCGTACGCCAGCTTCTTAAAAAACGGTATACCGTTTTCAAATATCTCCGGCTCCTCAGTGATTATAAAGATTCCGGCTTTCTTGGACGGCGGAACATTCATCTCATTTCTGATATTTCTGATTCCTTTTATTGCGTCCATTATCATCTGCATTTCTTTTTCAGCGTTTTCGTCTTTATACTCGCTATTATATACCGGGAAGCTGGAAATCATTATGCTCTTGCCCTCATGAGGCAAAGCCTGCCATATCTCCTCGGTTATAAACGGCATGAATGGATGCAGAAGTTTCAGCGTGTTAGACAGTACATAAACAAGCACCTGCTGGGCGGTTATATTGCTCTCGCCCTCTTCAAAGAATCTTGGTTTTACAAGTTCAATATACCAATCGCAGAACTTATCCCAAATGAAATCATACAGTTTTGAAACCGCTATCCCTAACTCATACTTATCAAGATTATCTGTAACTTCCTTTACCAAATCATTGTATTCCGACAGAATCCACCTGTCTGAAATCTCCAGCTTATCTCTGTCCGGCAGTTCGCATTTATCTATAGAAAGATTCATCAAAACAAATCGTGACGCATTCCATATCTTATTGGCAAAATTACGGCTTGCCTCAACTCTTTCAGTATAGAATCTCATATCGTTGCCAGGAGAGTTTCCGGTAGCCAAAGTAAATCTTAAAGCGTCTGCGCCGTACTCGTCTATTATCTCCAGAGGGTCAATACCGTTACCCAGCGACTTTGACATCTTTCTGCCCTGAGAATCTCTCACAAGACCGTGGATATACACGTCTTTAAAAGGAACCTGACCCATATGCTCTATTCCTGAGAAAATCATTCTCGCAACCCAGAAAAATATAATATCATAACCCGTTACCAAAACCGAGGTAGGGTAGAAATATTTCAGTTCCTCAGTATCATCCGGCCAGCCCAGGGTTGAAAACGGCCACAAAGCGCTGCTGAACCAGGTGTCAAGCACATCGTTGTCCTGCTTAACTTTTCCGCCGCACTTAGGGCAGACCTCAATGTCCTCTTTAGAAACAATTGTCTCACCGCAGTCCTGGCAATAAAACGCCGGGATTCTATGTCCCCACCAAAGCTGACGTGAAATACACCAGTCATGAACGTTTTCCATCCAGTGCATATAAGTCTTAGTAAACCTTTCGGGGATAAACTTTGTCTCGCCGTTCTCAACAGCTTTTGCCGCCGGCTCAGCCAAAGGCTTCATTTTAACAAACCATTGCTTTGAGGTGATAGGTTCAACAGTTGTGCCGCAGCGGTAACAGCCCCCCACATTGTGGACATGCGGCTCAACCTTAACCAAAAGTCCCTGTCTGTCCAAATCTTCAACTATGGCTTTTCTTGCTTCATACCTGTCCATACCCTGGTATTTGCCGCCGTATTGATTGATAGTTGCGTCATCGTTTAAGACTTTGATTTCCTCAAGACCATGTCTCTTTCCAACTTCAAAATCGTTCGGGTCATGAGCCGGCGTTATTTTAACACAGCCGGTACCAAACTCCTTATCAACGTATTCGTCAGCAATAACCGGTATCTCTCTTCCAACCAGCGGAAGAATCAGCATCTTGCCCACCAAATCCTTATATCTTTCATCATCAGGGTTTACGGCAACCGCAGTATCTCCGAGAAGCGTTTCAGGTCTTGTGGTGGCTATCTCAACATAGCCGTCACTGTCCTTTATCGGATATTTAATATGCCAAAAATGGCCTTCCTGCTCCGAATATTCAACCTCTGCGTCGGACAGGGCGGTCTTGCATGACGGGCACCAGTTGATTATCCTTGTACCCTGATAAATAAGGCCTTTTTCGTATAAGTTAACAAAAACTTCTCTGACCGCCTTGCTGCACCCCTCGTCCATTGTGAAGCGTTCCCTGTCCCAATCACAGGAACAGCCTATCTTTTTCAATTGGTCTATAATTCTGTTTCCAAACTTCTTCTTCCAAGCCCAAACTCTTTCCAAAAACTTTTCTCTGCCTAAATCATATCTGGTGAGCCCGTTTTCATTGACTCTCATATCCTCTTCAACTTTTATCTGAGTAGCAATACCTGCATGGTCAGTCCCCGGAATCCAGAGCGCATTATATCCCTGCATTCTCTTTGTTCTGATTATAATATCCTGAAAAGTTTCATCCAGCGCATGTCCCATATGAAGCTGACCTGTCACGTTAGGCGGCGGAATGACGACAGTAAACGGTTTTTTCGTTTCATCAACCTCCGCATGAAAATACCCGCCGTCTATCCATTCCTGATATACTTTTTCCTCAACCGCCTTAGGGTCATAGGTTTTTGACAGCTCTTTAGCCACAAAAATCGCTCCTTTCAATATATAGCTTTTGACATTATAACATTTGGAATATTATAAATCAAGTAGTTTCCGCATTTTTTGTTTTGGCTTTACCATATATTAACATGCGTATAATGTCGAATGTAACACTATTGTAATTGCTGATTAATTGATATTAAATATTTGAATGTTATAATTAATTCTATGCTTAATGTTTTACACAATTTTTCTTGTATATCAGGAGGTTAGTTATGAAGAATAAAAAACTGAACAATCTAGTCTGCGGTCTTGTTTCCGCCGCTGTTTTAACTACCGCAGTTTCAGCTCCTGCAGTCTTTGCTGCCGGAGAGAATAATAATGAAACAATCACAGCAACAGACACTGTGCTCACTGATGAAACTACTGAAGCTACGGCTTCACCTGAACCGTCAGCCACCGCTGAACCCGAGGAGC is from Monoglobus pectinilyticus and encodes:
- the cwlD gene encoding N-acetylmuramoyl-L-alanine amidase CwlD, whose protein sequence is MFFAVKKNSLILIGLGTLMVIAAICIMIFGLNDDPAVTTNAEVSGKVIVIDAGHGGVDGGASASGILEKDINLAVALKLRDVINSDGNTAVLTRDSDEVKLLNNTSGKYVKKDDLLYRLSLIEDSGADLFISIHMNKFENPKYSGAQVFYSQNSEDSKKLGELIQASLINNLDNNNNRVAKKNETGIYILKNAKVPAALVECGFLSNPEELKNLTDEEYQKKLAEAIYTGICEYFK
- a CDS encoding helix-hairpin-helix domain-containing protein, giving the protein MRSMKTDLRNIPGVGKSIEQDLIDIGINCVNDLKGRDPEDLYLRDAAVKGIKSDPCLLYVFRLAVYYAENEERDMEKLKWWYWKDKKYPPEK
- the ybaK gene encoding Cys-tRNA(Pro) deacylase encodes the protein MKKQVKTNAMRILEKSGINFEAVFYDSDGFMDGVSVAEKLGQDLRDVYKTLVTESKNHEYFVFVIPVAEELDLKKCAAAVGQKSLEMIHVKDITKVTGYIRGGCSPIGMKKQFKTVIDLTAEEREEIIFSGGRLGVQIKMAPGKLAELIGAEFLDITK
- a CDS encoding valine--tRNA ligase translates to MAKELSKTYDPKAVEEKVYQEWIDGGYFHAEVDETKKPFTVVIPPPNVTGQLHMGHALDETFQDIIIRTKRMQGYNALWIPGTDHAGIATQIKVEEDMRVNENGLTRYDLGREKFLERVWAWKKKFGNRIIDQLKKIGCSCDWDRERFTMDEGCSKAVREVFVNLYEKGLIYQGTRIINWCPSCKTALSDAEVEYSEQEGHFWHIKYPIKDSDGYVEIATTRPETLLGDTAVAVNPDDERYKDLVGKMLILPLVGREIPVIADEYVDKEFGTGCVKITPAHDPNDFEVGKRHGLEEIKVLNDDATINQYGGKYQGMDRYEARKAIVEDLDRQGLLVKVEPHVHNVGGCYRCGTTVEPITSKQWFVKMKPLAEPAAKAVENGETKFIPERFTKTYMHWMENVHDWCISRQLWWGHRIPAFYCQDCGETIVSKEDIEVCPKCGGKVKQDNDVLDTWFSSALWPFSTLGWPDDTEELKYFYPTSVLVTGYDIIFFWVARMIFSGIEHMGQVPFKDVYIHGLVRDSQGRKMSKSLGNGIDPLEIIDEYGADALRFTLATGNSPGNDMRFYTERVEASRNFANKIWNASRFVLMNLSIDKCELPDRDKLEISDRWILSEYNDLVKEVTDNLDKYELGIAVSKLYDFIWDKFCDWYIELVKPRFFEEGESNITAQQVLVYVLSNTLKLLHPFMPFITEEIWQALPHEGKSIMISSFPVYNSEYKDENAEKEMQMIMDAIKGIRNIRNEMNVPPSKKAGIFIITEEPEIFENGIPFFKKLAYASEVNVIKDGGSVPENVVSVVVPGAEILMPLDELVDRAKEIERLEKEKKHLESEIKRVEGKLNNKGFTEKAPAAVVEEERLKGEKYSEMLKTVIESLEKLK